The following are encoded together in the Lathyrus oleraceus cultivar Zhongwan6 chromosome 3, CAAS_Psat_ZW6_1.0, whole genome shotgun sequence genome:
- the LOC127126384 gene encoding TMV resistance protein N, whose protein sequence is MAMASDSPPWKFHVFLSFRGEETRNKFTDHLYAAFKASGLTVFKDDTELQRGEVIAPELLNAIEQSLSSVVILSPDYASSRWCLDELVTILRSRIQFGQNVFPVFYDVDPTDVRHQRGSYAEAFAKHGERFGDDSEKVGKWREALTQVAELSGWSSKGRRETELIEEIVAEVWKRLQPKLPQYDNELVGIDSRINTVCSLLRTESQEIRFAGIWGMGGIGKTTLAKLVFKKIQNQFDFSCFLENVREVSSERDGLLCLQRKLLSHLKISSMRIESLDQGKETIRNLLFNKRVLLVLDDLSSDIQLENLAGKQEWFGPRSRVIITTRDKHLLVSLGVCETYDAQILNSDESLQLFCQKAFRREKPEEAFIEFSKRVVQYAGGIPLALKVLGSFLCGRKASVWEDALKMLQQDLQNDVYKTLKISYDGLRDTEKAIFLDIACFFKGSLKDHVTQILENCGHNPLIGIDVLIEKSLITDDGWHLGMHDLLQEMGRNIVLHESLNDASKRSRLWSLKDIDQVLRNNKGTESTQAVVLNLPEAFQASWNPEAFAKMCNLRLLMILNKLQLPLGLECLPSGLKVLVWREYPLESLPVGDQSDELVDIDMCHSKIKHLWRGMKLLGNLKTINLRNSKYLHQTPDFTGIPNLEILDLEGCINLVEVHASLGLLKKLSYVTLEDCKNLKSLPGKLEMNSLKRLILSGCTAVRKLPDFGESMTNLSTLALDEISIAELPPTIGYLTGLNSLVLRDCKNIISLPNTFSNLKSLKRLNLSGCSKFSKLPDNLHENEALECLNVSDTAIREVPSSIVHLKNLIVLLFHGCKGIAWSSESSRLPLGKIFRFGTHTIPKKLILPSFSGLSSLKKLDLSYCNLYDESIPDDLGCLSSLVTLDLSGNNFVNLRDGCISKLSKLERLVLKSCQNLQSLPKLPPNVHFVNASDCGSMEPLSNPPEIWGHLASFAFDKLQDASPIKTLLVSPGNEIPSTFFYQNYFDRDIQYLKDNYIWADSTVSISMDIAQLRQRYDRSEWWGMLVCLVVEDVASSTLSQDYRVGWISKFPATNSILSQLCQKLLEHGFISGVPNSKHPHLLVLYIPVPSSRWSYVQDKFQLIFFSSSLKSKLVIKKCGWRVLCKEDAQLMRKNLPECSTSTANQCASRSNCLSSSPLTSWRWISRLKVPQCFKTFLLAVLCERLPTIAKCRFCSMEGTTTIHVLRDCRRACAIWIQMVPPQVHDEFFSISLHDWMHRFLRKSWLPNNPEDYDADCLRFSVTTFLLWKDGNNSIHKGDSLTDNGLYSMIKSLVQEHTSPTRHFVKLNVDGCCMENPRNAGYGGLFRDVEGNWLGGFYGSLGYTTNMKAELYAICQGLITAWDLGYKNILVETDSLEAINHIEEANIEHDAYGSLVADIRSLMQRNWSLNLVHSLREDNACADILSRLGAEQHEVYCFHAYPPQQLQRALMADALRVQLPCM, encoded by the exons ATGGCAATGGCTAGTGATTCTCCGCCATGGAAATTTCACGTGTTTTTGAGTTTCAGAGGAGAAGAAACTCGCAACAAATTCACCGATCACCTCTACGCAGCGTTTAAAGCAAGCGGCTTAACAGTTTTCAAAGACGACACAGAACTTCAGAGAGGTGAAGTTATTGCGCCCGAGCTCCTCAATGCGATCGAGCAGTCGCTCTCCTCCGTGGTGATTCTCTCTCCCGATTATGCCTCTTCGCGGTGGTGCTTGGATGAGCTGGTTACCATTCTCCGATCTCGAATTCAGTTTGGTCAAAACGTCTTCCCTGTGTTCTACGACGTGGATCCCACCGATGTGAGGCACCAGCGAGGGTCTTACGCAGAGGCTTTTGCTAAGCATGGAGAAAGGTTTGGAGATGACAGTGAAAAAGTTGGGAAGTGGAGGGAGGCTTTGACTCAGGTCGCTGAGTTGTCTGGCTGGAGCTCCAAGGGTCG ACGTGAAACAGAACTCATTGAAGAAATTGTTGCCGAAGTATGGAAAAGGTTACAACCTAAATTGCCACAGTATGATAATGAATTGGTTGGAATTGATTCGAGGATAAACACCGTGTGTTCACTTTTAAGGACAGAGTCTCAGGAAATTCGCTTTGCGGGGATATGGGGCATGGGTGGCATAGGAAAGACAACTCTAGCCAAACTTGTATTTAAGAAAATCCAGAACCAATTTGATTTCAGTTGCTTTCTTGAGAATGTTAGAGAGGTTTCTAGCGAAAGAGATGGACTGCTTTGCTTACAAAGAAAATTGCTTTCACATCTAAAAATAAGCAGCATGAGAATTGAAAGTTTGGACCAAGGAAAGGAGACAATACGGAATCTTTTATTCAATAAAAGAGTTCTGCTTGTCCTTGATGACCTAAGTTCCGATATCCAGCTAGAGAATTTAGCTGGAAAGCAAGAATGGTTTGGTCCTAGAAGCAGGGTAATAATAACAACTAGAGACAAGCATCTCCTAGTATCACTAGGCGTGTGTGAAACTTATGATGCTCAAATCTTAAACAGTGATGAATCCCTTCAACTTTTTTGTCAGAAAGCTTTTAGAAGAGAAAAACCTGAAGAAGCTTTCATAGAGTTCTCAAAACGGGTGGTTCAATATGCTGGAGGTATTCCCTTGGCACTCAAAGTGTTGGGTTCATTCCTTTGTGGACGAAAGGCATCTGTATGGGAAGATGCTTTGAAAATGTTGCAGCAGGATCTgcaaaatgatgtttacaagaccTTAAAAATAAGTTACGATGGATTGCGAGATACAGAAAAGGCGATATTCTTAGATATTGCTTGTTTTTTCAAAGGGAGTCTCAAGGATCATGTAACACAAATATTGGAAAATTGTGGTCATAATCCATTGATTGGTATAGATGTTCTTATTGAAAAATCATTGATAACTGATGATGGGTGGCATTTGGGGATGCACGATTTGCTTCAAGAAATGGGTAGAAATATTGTTCTACATGAATCACTTAATGATGCCAGCAAGCGGAGTAGGTTGTGGTCTCTCAAGGACATTGATCAAGTATTGAGAAATAATAAG GGAACTGAATCCACTCAAGCTGTAGTACTAAATCTGCCTGAAGCATTCCAAGCAAGTTGGAACCCTGAAGCTTTTGCAAAGATGTGTAATCTTAGATTGCTCATGATACTAAATAAATTGCAACTTCCACTTGGTCTTGAATGTCTTCCCAGCGGGTTAAAAGTGCTTGTGTGGAGAGAATATCCTCTCGAGTCATTGCCAGTTGGAGACCAATCAGATGAACTTGTTGACATTGATATGTGTCATAGCAAAATAAAGCACCTTTGGAGAGGAATGAAG CTTCTGGGAAATTTGAAGACCATCAATTTGAGAAATTCCAAATATCTACATCAAACTCCAGATTTCACTGGAATTCCAAATCTTGAAATTTTGGATCTTGAAGGCTGCATAAACCTGGTTGAGGTTCATGCTTCTCTTGGACTTCTTAAAAAGCTTTCATATGTGACATTAGAAGATTGCAAAAATCTTAAAAGCCTTCCTGGAAAATTGGAAATGAATTCTTTGAAGCGTCTCATTCTATCAGGCTGCACAGCAGTTAGAAAGCTTCCTGATTTCGGGGAAAGTATGACAAATCTATCCACACTTGCTTTAGATGAGATTTCCATAGCTGAACTACCTCCAACTATTGGTTACTTGACAGGTCTTAATAGCTTGGTTTTACGGGATTGTAAAAATATTATTTCCCTTCCAAATACCTTTTCTAATTTGAAATCTCTCAAAAGGCTCAATCTATCTGGTTGCTCAAAATTTTCCAAGCTTCCTGATAATTTGCATGAAAATGAGGCTTTGGAGTGTCTTAATGTGAGTGACACTGCTATAAGAGAAGTTCCTTCATCCATTGTTCATTTGAAAAATCTTATTGTACTTTTATTTCATGGATGCAAAGGAATAGCATGGAGCTCAGAGAGCTCACGCCTCCCTTTGGGTAAGATTTTCAGATTTGGTACTCATACAATTCCCAAGAAATTGATCTTACCTTCTTTTTCTGGTTTATCCTCATTGAAGAAACTAGATTTAAGCTATTGCAATCTCTATGATGAATCAATTCCTGATGATCTTGGCTGTTTATCATCATTGGTAACATTAGATTTAAGTGGGAACAATTTTGTGAACCTTCGTGATGGCTGCATATCTAAACTTTCAAAGCTAGAAAGACTTGTGTTGAAGAGTTGCCAAAACCTGCAATCATTGCCTAAGCTACCACCAAATGTACATTTTGTAAATGCAAGTGATTGTGGTTCAATGGAACCCTTATCAAATCCACCAGAGATATGGGGTCACTTGGCATCATTTGCCTTTGATAAG TTGCAAGATGCAAGTCCGATTAAAACTTTATTGGTAAGTCCTGGAAACGAAATTCCATCAACTTTTTTCTATCAAAATTATTTTGATCGGGACATACAATATTTAAAAGATAACTACATATGGGCTGATTCTACTGTGTCAATATCAATGGATATAGCTCAACTTCGTCAACGGTATGACAGAAGTGAATGGTGGGGAATGTTAGTCTGTCTTGTCGTAGAAGATGTGGCTTCTTCTACACTTTCCCAGGACTATCGTGTCGGTTGGATTTCAAAGTTCCCTGCTACAAATAGTATTTTGAGTCAGCTATGTCAAAAGTTGTTGGAGCATGGTTTCATTTCTGGAGTACCAAATTCCAAGCATCCTCACCTATTGGTTTTGTATATTCCTGTTCCTTCATCCCGTTGGTCTTATGTTCAAGACAAGTTTCAGTTAATATTTTTCAGTTCTAGTCTTAAAAGTAAGTTAGTTATAAAGAAGTGCGGGTGGCGTGTATTATGTAAGGAAGATGCACAACTCATGCGCAAAAATCTGCCTGAATGCAGCACTTCTACTGCCAACCAATGTGCCTCACGAAGCAATTGCTTATCTTCTTCTCCTTTAACATCTTGGAGATGGATAAGCCGTCTCAAAGTTCCCCAATGTTTCAAGACTTTCCTGTTAGCAGTCCTATGTGAACGCTTGCCTACTATTGCAAAGTGCAGGTTCTGTAGCATGGAAGGGACTACTACTATCCATGTTTTAAGAGACTGTAGGCGAGCTTGTGCAATTTGGATTCAAATGGTTCCTCCTCAAGTGCATGATGAATTTTTTTCAATTTCTCTTCATGATTGGATGCATAGGTTCCTTCGTAAGTCCTGGTTGCCAAATAACCCTGAAGACTATGATGCTGACTGCTTGAGGTTTTCTGTCACCACTTTTCTGCTCTGGAAGGATGGAAATAATTCCATCCACAAGGGAGATTCTCTTACAGATAATGGTTTGTATTCTATGATCAAGTCTCTAGTACAAGAACACACCTCACCTACCAGGCATTTTGTTAAGTTGAACGTGGACGGTTGTTGCATGGAAAATCCTAGAAATGCTGGTTATGGGGGTCTCTTTCGTGATGTGGAGGGGAATTGGCTTGGTGGGTTCTATGGCTCTCTGGGCTATACAACTAATATGAAAGCTGAGCTTTATGCCATTTGTCAAGGTTTGATCACAGCTTGGGATTTGGGTTACAAAAATATATTAGTTGAAACTGATTCTTTGGAAGCTATCAATCACATTGAAGAGGCCAATATTGAGCATGATGCCTATGGAAGCTTGGTGGCTGACATACGCTCCCTCATGCAAAGAAATTGGTCGCTGAATTTGGTCCATTCTCTCAGGGAAGATAATGCTTGTGCAGATATTTTATCGAGACTTGGAGCTGAACAGCATGAGGTCTATTGCTTCCATGCTTATCCACCACAACAGCTTCAGCGGGCATTGATGGCCGATGCCCTCCGTGTTCAACTTCCTTGCATGTAG